A DNA window from Rhizobium acidisoli contains the following coding sequences:
- a CDS encoding MFS transporter, translating into MLEKKTIAAYGSDFHEIDSGYAWWRLVLTLILGTVACVGNWSVVVLLPTLQVEFDTVRGGASLPYTCTMLGFAFGGVLMGRLADRVGIVVPVLVGALLLCIGYITAALTGNIWQFAACSLIIGFGSAAGFSPLISDLSHWFNKHRGLAVAFAASGSYLSGAVWPLVIEHFLTSQGWRATHVGIGIFVPLVMVPIGLLLRRRLQTVTYAKAEALTEAARNQLGLSANALQAVLVVAGFACCMAMSMPQVHIVAYCGDLGYGVAIGTQIIALMLGLGVVSRLASGAVADRIGAGPMLILGSSMQAAALLLYLFFNSQSSLYVISGLFGLFQGGIVPMYAVIIRKYLPPREAGIRISLVLMATVLGMACGGLAAGYIFDATGSYRLAFLHGFLWNCVNLALVTWLILWPWLRRRQKLPLSETVAKS; encoded by the coding sequence ATGTTGGAAAAGAAGACCATTGCGGCTTATGGCTCCGATTTTCACGAGATCGACTCCGGCTATGCCTGGTGGCGGCTGGTATTGACGCTCATTCTCGGCACCGTTGCCTGCGTCGGCAATTGGTCCGTCGTGGTGCTTCTGCCGACATTGCAGGTCGAGTTCGACACGGTGCGCGGCGGTGCCTCGCTGCCCTATACCTGCACCATGCTCGGCTTTGCCTTCGGCGGGGTATTGATGGGTCGCCTGGCCGATCGGGTGGGCATCGTCGTGCCAGTGCTGGTCGGGGCGCTCCTGCTTTGCATCGGCTACATCACTGCGGCCCTTACCGGCAATATCTGGCAGTTCGCTGCCTGCTCGCTGATCATCGGCTTTGGATCGGCTGCAGGCTTCTCGCCGCTGATATCCGACCTCTCTCATTGGTTTAATAAGCACCGGGGGCTTGCGGTCGCGTTTGCGGCTTCGGGCAGTTATCTCTCAGGCGCGGTTTGGCCCCTGGTCATCGAGCATTTCTTGACGAGCCAGGGTTGGCGGGCCACCCATGTCGGGATCGGCATATTTGTGCCTCTGGTGATGGTGCCCATCGGGCTGCTGTTGAGGCGGCGTCTACAGACCGTAACCTATGCCAAAGCCGAAGCCCTGACCGAAGCCGCACGCAACCAGCTGGGTCTGAGCGCGAATGCTCTGCAGGCCGTTCTTGTCGTCGCCGGCTTTGCGTGCTGCATGGCAATGTCGATGCCGCAGGTCCATATCGTCGCCTACTGCGGCGATCTCGGCTATGGCGTGGCCATCGGCACGCAGATCATCGCCTTGATGCTCGGACTAGGCGTGGTCAGCCGATTGGCTTCCGGCGCGGTCGCGGACCGGATTGGCGCCGGGCCTATGTTGATCCTCGGTTCTTCGATGCAGGCTGCAGCGTTGCTGCTCTATTTGTTTTTCAACAGCCAGTCGTCGCTCTACGTGATCTCCGGCCTATTCGGGCTGTTCCAGGGCGGTATCGTTCCGATGTATGCGGTGATCATCCGCAAGTACTTGCCGCCTCGTGAGGCGGGTATCCGGATCAGCCTCGTGTTGATGGCGACAGTCCTTGGCATGGCTTGCGGAGGACTGGCTGCTGGGTACATTTTCGACGCCACCGGTTCTTACCGCCTTGCCTTCCTGCATGGCTTTCTTTGGAACTGCGTCAACCTTGCTCTGGTGACCTGGCTGATCCTATGGCCCTGGCTGCGTCGGCGGCAGAAATTGCCTTTGTCCGAAACCGTAGCGAAAAGCTGA
- the tnpB gene encoding IS66 family insertion sequence element accessory protein TnpB (TnpB, as the term is used for proteins encoded by IS66 family insertion elements, is considered an accessory protein, since TnpC, encoded by a neighboring gene, is a DDE family transposase.), which produces MIASGVVVYVSCQPVDFRKGAASLMALVRDGGLDPFNGALYVFRSKRADRIRIVWWDGSGVCLYSKTLEDQGFCWPGISAARIRLDHSQLMALLAGMDWKKIRPTKVRRPLLTG; this is translated from the coding sequence ATGATCGCTTCGGGTGTGGTGGTCTATGTGTCGTGCCAGCCGGTCGACTTCCGCAAGGGAGCCGCCTCTTTGATGGCGCTGGTGCGGGATGGCGGTCTCGATCCCTTCAATGGCGCGCTTTACGTCTTCCGGTCGAAACGGGCCGATCGTATTCGCATTGTCTGGTGGGATGGCAGTGGGGTCTGCCTCTATTCGAAAACCCTGGAAGATCAGGGCTTCTGCTGGCCGGGCATATCGGCGGCACGGATCCGTCTGGACCATTCTCAGCTGATGGCGTTGCTGGCCGGAATGGATTGGAAAAAGATCCGCCCGACCAAGGTCAGGCGCCCCTTGTTGACGGGCTGA
- a CDS encoding transposase, whose amino-acid sequence MSDSVNQPRTFEVLTAEPVRRRRKPRDWSDDEKARIVAATLQPGANVSAVARSEGLDPSQLYGWRRKALASGVVAPLTAGTGKQIKFARVETVSNGSVDIVIADMVVRVGGDFDPDHLVKVLRAVRKA is encoded by the coding sequence ATGAGTGATAGTGTGAATCAGCCTCGAACCTTTGAGGTTTTGACGGCAGAACCCGTCCGGCGTCGCCGCAAGCCGCGTGACTGGTCGGATGACGAAAAAGCGCGGATCGTCGCCGCGACGCTGCAGCCTGGGGCCAATGTCTCGGCGGTTGCCCGGTCTGAAGGCCTGGATCCGTCGCAGCTTTATGGATGGCGTCGCAAGGCACTGGCATCGGGCGTTGTTGCGCCCCTGACGGCGGGAACGGGCAAGCAGATCAAGTTCGCGCGGGTTGAAACGGTAAGCAACGGTTCGGTCGATATTGTCATTGCGGATATGGTCGTGCGCGTCGGCGGCGATTTTGACCCCGATCACCTGGTGAAGGTTCTGCGGGCGGTTCGCAAGGCATGA
- a CDS encoding SyrB2 regulator, with product MADENNTGSVAGAAQTDTPAKTGTRKQRAPRRQKATAELAAAGSQSVTEQPPAASAAMADGRGRRGKRKTTETKAADGRSTRKGAPRKTKAKPVEQATTTSAPALDELEDLIQLEEENKRLRKTLAEKLRQENSELRRRLGLG from the coding sequence ATGGCTGACGAGAATAATACAGGCTCCGTTGCAGGCGCTGCGCAGACAGATACTCCGGCAAAAACCGGGACCAGGAAGCAGCGTGCGCCGCGGCGTCAAAAGGCAACTGCCGAACTGGCTGCCGCCGGATCGCAGTCGGTCACCGAGCAGCCGCCGGCCGCAAGCGCCGCGATGGCTGACGGACGAGGCAGGAGAGGAAAGCGCAAGACCACCGAGACGAAAGCCGCGGACGGCAGGAGCACGCGCAAGGGCGCTCCGAGGAAAACGAAGGCGAAGCCTGTCGAGCAGGCGACAACGACATCCGCGCCGGCACTCGATGAGCTGGAAGATCTGATTCAACTCGAAGAAGAGAACAAGCGACTTCGCAAAACGCTTGCCGAAAAACTGCGCCAAGAAAATTCCGAACTGCGCAGACGGCTCGGGCTCGGCTGA
- a CDS encoding SDR family oxidoreductase has product MTRRPRSEGHTREVPAGHMGSPDDIANTVVFLASEQASFITGQKVAVNGGRTLL; this is encoded by the coding sequence ATGACACGTCGGCCGCGGTCGGAAGGACATACACGCGAGGTACCCGCCGGTCATATGGGCTCTCCGGACGACATAGCGAATACCGTCGTGTTCCTGGCCTCGGAACAAGCCTCCTTTATCACCGGCCAGAAGGTCGCAGTGAACGGTGGCAGAACACTTCTGTAG
- a CDS encoding PIN domain-containing protein — translation MEKPAQFRVETNTNRNEAAVNLKWLGLTFSCLSHLQTLSAGPLAIGKWVSLSSDDGQTIDFTVVASPGKPVERKFDQSHVLAASAFGCSVGDSFVVTDGLGRERRWTLNAIEHEYLHSHRDVSENFNERFPNENGFWIIKSADDDLEPFLDVVRQHSERQERLLDQYTRQHVPISILAEISGSSAAAMADTLRSKRIEIEVCEGTLPERNYAAQTVRRFLGEAIVLDTLTHWAAVEIGAMPILKEIFGRVLVPRSTLDELIKLQDDDTEVVEGPEMSGTAFYHNGKFYYDEMTPQRRAARTAAIQARMDSLNSECEVVPVHAPEDADPEIMERLDGGSLDPIFVAREHGAMLLSDDKRYRIWAASQQVEGAWLQSVLMVATDERLLSAERYALLTADLAVICHGPVTFNANVLANIVKQTTPETRHRLFAIARCLGVEKADMQSHLNVLDDTLKLLWSPPRVSSTAMLATSLLLQNALRFRPELQQTVLRRVNRTLSRYWAGDFVPAWKKGHFLQDYVPPTPQTQSVKSGTGQKTRKRRT, via the coding sequence GTGGAAAAACCGGCTCAGTTCCGCGTGGAAACCAACACGAACCGGAACGAGGCCGCGGTCAACCTGAAATGGCTGGGGCTGACTTTCAGTTGCCTGTCCCACCTACAGACTTTGAGCGCCGGTCCCCTCGCAATTGGGAAATGGGTGTCTCTCAGTTCTGACGACGGCCAAACGATAGACTTCACGGTGGTCGCGAGCCCCGGCAAGCCTGTCGAGCGGAAATTCGATCAGTCGCACGTCCTTGCCGCAAGCGCCTTTGGCTGCAGCGTTGGCGATAGCTTCGTGGTCACCGACGGTCTCGGACGCGAGCGAAGGTGGACCCTCAATGCCATCGAGCATGAATACCTTCACTCCCATCGCGACGTTTCGGAGAACTTCAACGAGCGTTTCCCTAATGAGAACGGTTTCTGGATCATCAAATCCGCTGATGATGACCTCGAACCGTTCTTGGACGTCGTGCGCCAGCACAGTGAGCGGCAGGAGCGGCTCCTTGATCAATACACCAGACAACATGTTCCGATCTCGATCCTCGCGGAAATTTCGGGAAGCTCCGCTGCGGCTATGGCGGACACCCTTCGTTCCAAACGAATTGAGATAGAGGTCTGCGAAGGCACGCTGCCGGAGCGAAATTACGCTGCACAAACGGTGAGGCGATTTCTCGGGGAAGCGATCGTGCTCGATACGCTCACACACTGGGCGGCAGTCGAAATCGGTGCCATGCCGATCCTAAAGGAGATTTTCGGCCGCGTCTTGGTTCCACGATCAACGCTGGACGAACTGATAAAACTGCAGGACGACGACACCGAGGTTGTCGAGGGTCCGGAAATGTCAGGAACTGCTTTTTACCACAATGGGAAGTTCTATTACGACGAGATGACCCCCCAGCGTCGCGCAGCCAGGACAGCCGCGATACAGGCCAGGATGGATTCACTGAATTCAGAGTGCGAAGTCGTTCCCGTGCATGCACCTGAAGATGCCGACCCGGAAATCATGGAGCGGTTGGATGGCGGATCGCTGGATCCTATTTTCGTTGCTCGTGAGCACGGAGCAATGCTCCTCAGCGATGACAAGCGCTACAGGATTTGGGCAGCATCTCAGCAAGTCGAGGGTGCATGGTTACAATCCGTATTGATGGTGGCGACGGATGAGAGATTACTATCGGCGGAACGATACGCGTTGCTGACCGCCGATCTTGCCGTCATCTGCCACGGGCCAGTGACCTTTAACGCGAACGTCTTGGCCAATATTGTCAAGCAAACGACGCCCGAAACGCGGCATCGCTTGTTCGCTATCGCGCGTTGCCTCGGAGTAGAAAAGGCCGACATGCAATCTCATCTGAACGTACTTGATGACACGCTAAAGCTTCTTTGGTCACCGCCCAGAGTGTCGTCGACTGCGATGCTCGCAACCAGTCTGCTGCTCCAGAACGCGCTTCGCTTCCGCCCCGAGTTGCAGCAGACCGTACTGAGGAGAGTGAACCGCACACTCTCAAGATACTGGGCTGGAGATTTCGTGCCCGCTTGGAAGAAGGGACACTTCCTGCAGGACTACGTCCCACCGACGCCCCAAACACAATCGGTAAAAAGTGGAACAGGTCAGAAAACCAGGAAGCGGCGCACGTAA
- the tnpC gene encoding IS66 family transposase, protein MDLPPHDLPDDVDALKAMVLAMAREQAAKEARLKAAEAEIARLEAVEKSANERIANLTSILKVLQRTQHGTRSERLRLGVNDEQVSFAFEEVETGLSAIQSELDHAAKDKPKRAARPRKGFAAHLERIEEVIEPEIPAEYVGLEKVLIGEDRSERLDVVPPKFRVIVTRRPKYTFRGHDGVLQALAPAHIIESGLPTERLLAYIAVSKYADGLPLYRQEAIYLRDGVEISRSLMAQWMGHLGFELQICADYILERVKEGERIFADETTLPTLAPGSGKTTKAWLWAYARDDRPYGGTSPPMVAYRFEDSRGADCVVRHLAGFSGILQVDGYSAYTSLAKTRAKDGSNETIRLAGCWAHLRRKFYDLHISGVSKAATDTIIAMTELWRIEDEVRGRDADSRSMLRQEKSATIVSELFDLWEKELGKVSGKSKTAEAIRYALTRREALERFLTDGRIEIDSNIVERAIRPQTITRKNSLFAGSEGGGRTWATVATLLQTAKMNNVDPLDWLSQTLTRIAQGWPVSELEALMPWNFRPDAIS, encoded by the coding sequence ATGGATTTGCCCCCTCACGACCTGCCGGACGACGTTGACGCACTGAAGGCGATGGTCCTCGCGATGGCGCGCGAGCAGGCTGCGAAAGAAGCCCGACTGAAGGCCGCTGAAGCTGAGATCGCCCGGCTGGAGGCGGTGGAGAAGAGCGCCAACGAGCGGATTGCCAACCTCACATCGATCTTGAAGGTTCTGCAGCGCACCCAACATGGCACCCGTTCCGAGCGACTGCGCCTTGGCGTCAACGACGAACAGGTGTCCTTTGCCTTCGAGGAAGTCGAGACCGGCCTTTCGGCAATCCAGAGCGAGCTTGATCACGCGGCCAAGGACAAGCCGAAACGGGCAGCACGTCCGCGCAAGGGTTTTGCCGCTCATCTCGAACGCATCGAGGAAGTGATCGAGCCGGAGATCCCTGCTGAATACGTGGGCTTGGAAAAGGTCCTGATCGGTGAGGATCGCTCCGAACGGCTGGATGTCGTGCCGCCGAAGTTCCGGGTCATCGTGACGCGCCGCCCCAAATACACCTTCCGCGGCCACGATGGCGTGCTCCAGGCTTTGGCACCGGCGCACATCATCGAAAGCGGCCTGCCGACGGAGCGGCTGCTCGCCTATATCGCCGTCTCCAAATACGCCGACGGCCTTCCGCTTTACCGGCAGGAGGCAATCTATCTACGCGACGGTGTCGAGATCAGCCGATCGTTGATGGCCCAGTGGATGGGGCATCTGGGCTTCGAACTTCAGATTTGCGCCGATTACATCCTTGAGCGCGTCAAGGAGGGTGAAAGGATCTTCGCCGACGAAACGACCTTACCCACTCTTGCGCCCGGCTCGGGGAAAACGACGAAGGCCTGGCTTTGGGCTTATGCTCGCGATGATAGACCCTATGGTGGAACCAGCCCGCCGATGGTGGCCTATCGGTTTGAGGACAGTAGGGGCGCTGACTGCGTGGTGCGTCATCTCGCCGGATTCAGCGGCATCCTGCAAGTTGACGGCTACTCGGCCTATACCAGTCTCGCCAAGACGCGTGCCAAAGACGGCAGCAATGAAACGATCCGGCTCGCAGGATGCTGGGCGCATCTTCGCCGCAAGTTTTACGACCTTCACATCAGTGGTGTCTCAAAGGCTGCAACGGACACGATCATCGCGATGACCGAGCTGTGGCGCATCGAGGATGAGGTCCGCGGTCGGGATGCCGACAGCCGTTCCATGCTGCGTCAGGAAAAATCTGCAACCATCGTCTCCGAACTCTTTGATCTTTGGGAGAAGGAGCTGGGCAAGGTCTCTGGCAAGTCCAAGACCGCCGAAGCAATCCGTTACGCGCTCACCCGGCGCGAAGCACTGGAGCGCTTCCTGACGGACGGCCGGATCGAAATTGACTCCAATATCGTCGAGCGCGCGATCAGGCCCCAAACAATTACGAGAAAGAACAGTCTATTCGCCGGCAGCGAGGGTGGTGGACGCACATGGGCGACCGTCGCCACCCTCTTGCAGACAGCCAAGATGAACAACGTCGATCCGCTCGACTGGCTCTCCCAGACATTGACCCGCATCGCTCAAGGCTGGCCGGTATCCGAGCTCGAGGCGCTTATGCCGTGGAACTTCAGGCCTGACGCCATCAGCTAA
- a CDS encoding LuxR family transcriptional regulator, producing the protein MKLEAEFNRIEEVAAAFNTHYEVFKYMKGLTQDLGMNAFLFMTLPTVDIVEIGAAKILTNWPAEMVDCYDAQTFMIDSPVIRRMLSSTSPFNYDVEGINTDRGEGKKVAVIDLFKRYGMEKGAYFPVHDAGGGRGAMSISGSRNFNMVEMAKLLFIATLIYDRLSHLTLSERHKPIEFSRSELDCLRLTAGGRKSSEIAKLLQVSENAVNNHIGSVIKKLGCTTRTQAVVSALRLNVIRV; encoded by the coding sequence ATGAAACTTGAAGCTGAGTTCAACCGAATTGAGGAGGTCGCTGCGGCGTTCAACACGCATTACGAGGTCTTTAAATATATGAAGGGCCTCACTCAGGACCTCGGGATGAACGCTTTTCTGTTCATGACGCTTCCAACGGTGGACATCGTTGAAATTGGCGCGGCCAAGATCCTCACGAATTGGCCGGCGGAAATGGTTGATTGCTATGATGCGCAAACCTTCATGATCGATAGTCCGGTTATCCGCCGGATGCTGAGTTCGACCAGCCCGTTCAACTACGATGTCGAAGGGATCAATACCGATCGTGGAGAGGGCAAGAAGGTGGCGGTCATTGATCTGTTCAAACGATATGGCATGGAGAAGGGCGCCTATTTTCCAGTTCATGACGCCGGGGGTGGACGCGGAGCCATGTCGATTTCGGGTTCCCGCAACTTCAATATGGTCGAAATGGCGAAGCTCTTGTTCATCGCCACGCTTATCTATGATCGGCTCTCGCATTTGACGTTGAGCGAGAGGCACAAGCCTATCGAGTTCTCGCGAAGTGAACTGGACTGTCTGCGGCTGACCGCAGGGGGAAGGAAGAGCAGCGAAATTGCAAAACTTCTCCAAGTCTCAGAGAATGCGGTCAACAACCACATCGGGAGCGTCATCAAGAAGCTCGGGTGCACGACAAGAACTCAGGCGGTAGTCAGTGCTCTGCGTCTCAACGTGATTCGCGTGTAA
- a CDS encoding LacI family DNA-binding transcriptional regulator — translation MTGISKKKATIYDLSVLSGASASTVSAVLNGSWRKRRIKETTAELIQKLANEHGYTANLQARGLRSSRSGLVGLLLPVHDNRYFSSMAQSFEAQARNRGQCPLVVSACRDPEEERQVVETLISYSIDELFIAGATDPDGVHAVCEKAGLKHVNIDLPGTLAPSIISDNYEGARMLTQAIIERAREDGPLSPDDVYLFGGRNDHASHERIRGFRDVKRAMLGADPDICIQPTGYSPAMTARAFEVFYEGHGKLPRTFFVNSSINLEGLMRFLALHPHETFADIIVGCYDYDPFGSFLPFPVFMIRQDGEAMITKGFAILDANRPPVLTHLVQPSLVPPRTALTGPLDALKDIE, via the coding sequence ATGACAGGCATCAGCAAAAAGAAGGCGACCATCTACGATCTCTCGGTGCTATCGGGCGCATCGGCTTCCACCGTGAGCGCCGTGCTGAATGGAAGCTGGCGGAAGCGGCGTATCAAGGAGACGACGGCCGAGCTTATTCAGAAGCTGGCGAATGAGCACGGCTATACGGCGAACCTGCAAGCCCGTGGCCTGCGTTCGTCCCGCTCCGGCCTCGTCGGCCTTCTGCTGCCTGTGCACGACAATCGCTATTTTTCCTCCATGGCGCAGTCCTTCGAGGCCCAGGCCAGGAACCGCGGCCAGTGCCCGCTCGTCGTCAGCGCCTGTCGCGATCCGGAGGAGGAGCGTCAGGTTGTCGAGACGCTGATTTCCTATTCTATCGATGAACTCTTCATCGCCGGCGCAACCGATCCGGATGGTGTGCATGCGGTGTGCGAAAAGGCCGGGCTGAAGCACGTCAACATCGATCTGCCGGGCACGCTGGCGCCGTCGATCATCAGCGACAATTACGAAGGCGCGCGCATGCTGACACAGGCGATCATCGAGCGCGCGCGAGAGGATGGGCCGCTTTCGCCTGACGATGTGTATCTGTTCGGCGGCCGCAACGACCATGCCAGCCACGAACGCATTCGCGGCTTTCGCGACGTAAAGCGCGCAATGCTGGGCGCAGATCCGGACATCTGCATCCAGCCGACCGGTTATTCCCCCGCCATGACCGCCCGCGCCTTCGAAGTCTTCTACGAAGGTCATGGAAAGCTGCCGCGCACATTTTTCGTCAATTCCTCGATCAACCTCGAAGGGCTGATGCGCTTCCTCGCGCTTCATCCGCACGAGACCTTCGCCGATATCATCGTCGGCTGCTACGACTATGATCCCTTCGGCTCCTTCCTACCGTTCCCGGTCTTCATGATCCGGCAGGATGGCGAGGCCATGATCACCAAGGGGTTTGCCATCCTCGATGCCAACCGACCTCCGGTACTGACGCATCTTGTGCAACCATCGCTCGTCCCGCCACGCACAGCCCTGACCGGCCCCCTCGATGCGCTGAAGGATATCGAGTAA
- a CDS encoding autoinducer 2 ABC transporter substrate-binding protein — MRKLIIAALAASLSLPGAVAAFAQDAPKVGIVVKIAGIPWFNAMEAGIKEQGQKLGVDAFMIGPTSADPALQVRAIEDLIAQGVKVIGVVPNDAKVLEPVLTKAQAAGIKVITHESPSQKGADWNFELASSTGFGEAHGKLLAEKMGGKGEYAVFVGSLTVPLHNAWADAAIAYIKANYPDMKLVGDRYGVAEDVDKSRSTALDLIAAHPDLKGFLAFGSQGPIGAGRAVEERRKTGKIFVLGPFSPGQGQKLIKADAISGGFMWNPKQAGEVFVTLADRLIKGESIKEGDDIPGLGVIKPAGNDIIVDQLLPINKDTVDDLAAMGL; from the coding sequence ATGAGGAAACTTATCATAGCGGCATTGGCTGCATCGCTGTCGCTTCCCGGGGCGGTCGCCGCCTTTGCGCAGGACGCGCCGAAGGTCGGCATTGTCGTCAAGATCGCCGGCATTCCGTGGTTCAACGCAATGGAAGCCGGCATCAAGGAACAGGGTCAGAAACTGGGTGTCGATGCCTTCATGATCGGACCGACCAGTGCCGACCCGGCCCTGCAGGTGCGTGCCATCGAGGACTTGATTGCTCAGGGCGTCAAGGTGATCGGTGTGGTTCCGAACGATGCCAAGGTGCTCGAGCCAGTACTGACCAAGGCGCAGGCGGCCGGCATCAAGGTCATTACCCATGAGTCACCTTCGCAGAAGGGCGCCGACTGGAATTTCGAGCTCGCATCGTCCACCGGATTCGGCGAAGCGCATGGCAAGCTGCTCGCCGAAAAGATGGGCGGCAAGGGCGAATATGCCGTCTTTGTCGGTTCGTTGACCGTCCCCTTGCACAATGCCTGGGCCGATGCCGCAATCGCCTATATCAAGGCGAATTATCCGGACATGAAGCTCGTCGGCGATCGCTATGGCGTTGCCGAAGACGTTGACAAAAGCCGCTCGACGGCGCTCGACCTGATTGCCGCCCATCCGGATCTGAAAGGCTTCCTCGCTTTCGGCAGCCAGGGTCCGATCGGCGCGGGGCGTGCCGTCGAAGAACGCCGCAAGACAGGCAAAATCTTCGTCCTCGGACCGTTTTCACCCGGCCAGGGCCAGAAGCTGATCAAGGCGGACGCGATATCGGGCGGCTTCATGTGGAACCCGAAACAGGCCGGCGAAGTGTTCGTCACGCTCGCCGATCGGCTGATCAAGGGCGAGAGCATCAAGGAAGGCGACGACATTCCAGGTCTCGGGGTGATCAAGCCAGCCGGCAACGACATCATCGTCGACCAGCTGCTGCCGATCAACAAGGACACGGTCGACGACCTGGCCGCAAT
- a CDS encoding IS3 family transposase (programmed frameshift), with the protein MKKQRFTEEQIIAVLKEQEAGAKAAELCRKHGISEATFYNWKAKYGGMEVSEAKRLKALEDENARLKKLLAEQLLDAAALRELLGKKMVGPAAKREAVTHLKAVMGLSERRACQIISADRKTIRYQANRPPETELRAKLRDLANERRRFGYRRLFVLLRREGELSGVNRIYRLYREEGLSVRKRKARRGAVGTRAPILVEAKANARWSLDFVHDQFACGRRFRVLNIVDDVTRECLAAIPDTSISGRRVARELTTLIERRGKPGMIVSDNGTELTSNAILAWSKDHKVDWHYIAPGKPMQNGYVESFNGRMRDELLNESLFFGLDHARSAIAEWADDYNNFRPHSSLGYQTPADYAGTIAATGSNAAQDESFAFPPVAHTAPLGVFKTAEALIAVG; encoded by the exons ATGAAGAAGCAGAGATTTACCGAAGAGCAGATTATTGCGGTGCTGAAGGAGCAGGAGGCTGGTGCGAAGGCAGCCGAACTCTGCCGCAAGCACGGGATTTCAGAAGCGACGTTTTACAACTGGAAAGCCAAATACGGCGGTATGGAAGTCTCCGAGGCGAAACGGCTAAAGGCGCTTGAAGACGAGAACGCGAGACTGAAGAAGCTGCTGGCCGAGCAGTTGCTGGATGCGGCCGCGCTCCGCGAGCTTCTTG GCAAAAAAATGGTAGGGCCTGCCGCCAAGCGCGAAGCCGTCACGCATCTGAAGGCCGTGATGGGTCTTTCGGAGCGGCGGGCCTGCCAGATCATATCCGCCGACCGCAAGACGATCCGCTACCAGGCGAACCGACCGCCGGAGACGGAGTTGCGAGCAAAGCTGCGTGACCTTGCCAACGAGCGTCGGCGTTTCGGCTACCGGCGGCTGTTCGTGCTGCTTCGGCGGGAGGGAGAGCTGTCCGGGGTAAACCGCATCTACCGGCTCTATCGCGAGGAGGGTCTTTCCGTTCGCAAGCGTAAAGCCAGACGCGGTGCTGTCGGCACGCGTGCACCGATCCTGGTCGAAGCGAAGGCCAATGCCCGCTGGTCGCTGGACTTCGTGCACGACCAGTTTGCCTGCGGCAGACGATTCCGCGTGCTCAACATTGTCGATGACGTGACGCGCGAATGCCTGGCAGCAATCCCGGACACCTCGATCTCCGGCCGCCGCGTCGCACGGGAGCTGACGACGCTGATCGAACGACGTGGCAAGCCCGGAATGATCGTCTCCGACAACGGCACCGAACTCACCTCGAATGCTATCCTTGCTTGGTCGAAGGATCACAAGGTCGACTGGCACTACATCGCGCCGGGGAAGCCGATGCAGAACGGCTATGTCGAGAGCTTCAACGGCCGGATGCGCGACGAACTGCTCAACGAAAGCCTGTTCTTCGGTCTCGATCATGCCCGAAGCGCCATTGCCGAATGGGCGGACGACTACAATAATTTCCGGCCGCACTCATCGCTCGGATATCAGACCCCGGCAGACTATGCCGGGACCATCGCCGCAACCGGCTCCAACGCTGCGCAAGATGAAAGCTTCGCGTTTCCGCCGGTTGCTCACACCGCGCCACTTGGCGTATTCAAAACCGCCGAGGCTCTAATCGCAGTCGGATGA